From Micromonospora sp. NBC_01699, a single genomic window includes:
- a CDS encoding SURF1 family cytochrome oxidase biogenesis protein, producing the protein MYRFLLSPRWLGILALTLAAAAVMVLLGNWQLSRYRERSAINERIDAADRIAPVPLTDVLPPAGGAAGVAGRAPAKESAWTRVTVTGRYDTTNTIVVRGRTVDGKVGFEVVTPLLLGDGSAVLVDHGWVPPPGGSATEQPHIPAMPTGQVTVVGRVHLSESKPGPVDRRDGRLETRRVAVPRLAGELPYPVYGAYLLVGEQSPAADPTFAAVPIQHENNWQNAGYVIQWWLFALMALYGFGWLARREALGDTLPTGGGTTPRNRDRAADPAPA; encoded by the coding sequence GTGTACCGCTTCCTGCTGAGCCCACGCTGGCTGGGCATCCTCGCCCTGACGCTGGCCGCGGCCGCGGTGATGGTGCTGCTCGGCAACTGGCAGCTGAGCCGCTACCGGGAGCGGTCCGCGATCAACGAACGGATCGACGCGGCCGACCGGATCGCACCGGTGCCGCTGACCGACGTACTGCCCCCGGCGGGCGGGGCGGCCGGGGTGGCGGGCCGCGCACCGGCCAAGGAGTCGGCCTGGACCCGGGTCACCGTCACCGGGCGCTACGACACCACGAACACGATCGTCGTCCGGGGCCGGACGGTGGACGGCAAGGTCGGCTTCGAGGTCGTCACCCCGCTGCTGCTCGGGGACGGCAGCGCGGTCCTGGTCGACCACGGCTGGGTGCCGCCACCGGGCGGCTCCGCTACCGAACAGCCGCACATTCCGGCCATGCCCACCGGGCAGGTGACCGTGGTCGGCCGGGTGCACCTGTCGGAGAGCAAGCCCGGTCCGGTCGACCGGCGCGACGGCCGGCTGGAGACCCGCCGGGTCGCCGTACCCCGGTTGGCGGGCGAGTTGCCGTACCCGGTCTACGGGGCGTACCTGCTGGTCGGCGAGCAGAGCCCGGCGGCCGACCCAACCTTCGCGGCGGTGCCGATCCAGCACGAGAACAACTGGCAGAACGCCGGCTACGTGATCCAGTGGTGGTTGTTCGCGCTGATGGCCCTCTACGGGTTCGGCTGGCTGGCCCGGCGCGAGGCGCTCGGCGACACCCTGCCGACCGGTGGTGGCACCACCCCGCGCAACCGGGACCGGGCCGCCGACCCGGCACCCGCCTGA